Within Candidatus Hydrogenedentota bacterium, the genomic segment AATTCGGTGCCGGAGCAAGGGTCCGACGGTAACAAAGGCAACGCGGTTCCGCACATTAAAGCGCCGCTGCCCGATCAGAAAGTTGCGTTGGACGCGGTGCAAATTGAAGTGGACGCCGCACTCGCGAACTTGCGGAGGCCCGTTCCCGAGATTGACGCGGCACAGGCCGAATGGGAAAAAGGCGCGGGGGAGAAGGTGCGCGCCCGTTGGCAGGTCCTCGATCCCGCGACGGTAACTTCGACCGGGGGCGCGACGCTGAAGGAGCAATACGACCGGTCGGTCCTCGCCGAAGGGACGAACCCGGAGAAGGACACGTACGAGTTCGTTGTGCCTACCGACGTGACGGACTTCACCGCCATCCGGCTCGAAGCAATGAAGGACGACACCTTGCCGGGCAAAGGTGCGGGCCGCGCGGAGAATTCTAACTTTGTACTGACCGAGTTCGAGGTCGAAATCGCGGCGGCGTCCGATCCAGAAAAATTCGACCGGGTGCTGCTCGCCGCGGCCAACGCGGACTTTTCACAGTCAACTTTCGAGGTGGCAAAAGCGATAGACGGTAATCCAGAGACCGGCTGGTCCGTCGACGGCGAGGCGAAGAAAGAAGCGCGCACGGCGGTTTTCGCGACGTCGCGGCCGTACGGGTACGCGGGCGGATCGGTGCTGCGGTTTCGGCTAAAACAGGAATCGAAGTTCGCCGGACACAACATCGGCCGCTTTCGGCTTTCACTGACAAAAGATCAGTCCATGGCGCCGGCGGACTTCGGCCCATGGTACGTGAACGGCCCGTATGTGGCGGAAGATGGCAAGACCGCGTACGAGACCGCGTACGATCCGGAAAAGGGCGTCGACTTAACGGCAACCTATGACGATCAGCGCGCGAAGTGGGTGTTGATGCCGGGCCTCAAGGATGGCGAAGCGCACGACCTGAGCGGCAACGTGGCGGCGACGTACCTTTACCGCACCATTACCGCGCGGAGCGCGCGGACAATATCGTTTGGCGTGGGCACGAACGATGCCGTCAAGATTTGGGTCAACGAACAGGTTGTTCTGGATCAGAACGTACAGCGCGCACTGAAGGCCGACCAGGACATCGTCACTGCAAACCTCGTCGAAGGCGAGAACCGCGTGCTGATGAAAGTCGTGAACTACGGTAATGCCTATCAGTTCGCGTTCCGAAAGACAGACGAAACCGTCGGCGATATTCCGATCTCGATCGAACAAATCCTCATCGCGCCGGAGACCGCGAGGACGGACGGTCAGTTGGCGTCGTTGCAGGAGTATTTCCGCGCGCGGAACTGGTCCGAGTGGCCCGCACTCCAGGCGGACCTCGCGGCCCTCAACCAGAAGAAAGCGACGATTGAAAAAGACGTGCCCACGACGATGGTGATGGCGGAACTCGAGACGCCGCGCGAAACTTTCATGTTGAAGCGCGGTCAATACGACCAGCCGGGAGAGACAGTGCAGCCCGCAGTGTTCACGACGCTTGCGCCCATGCCGGCGGAGACCACCGCGAACCGGCTCGGTCTTGCGAAATGGCTGGTCGATCCAACGCACCCGCTCACGGCGCGCGTCACGGTGAACCGCTATTGGCAACATTACTTCGGCGATGGGCTTGTCAAGACGACGGAAGATTTCGGCGTGCAGGGCGAATGGCCGTCACATCCAGAGCTGTTGGACTGGCTTGCACTCGAGTTCATCCGCAGCGGGTGGGACGTGAAGGCGATGCAGAAGCTCATCGTCACTTCGGCGACCTATCGTCAGTCTGCGAAGTCTACGCCGGAGTTGAACGAACGGGACCCCGAAAACCGATTGCTTGCGCGCGGGCCGCGCTATCGCATGGACGCCGAAATAGTGCGCGACAACGCGCTCGCCGTTAGCGGACTGCTCGTGCCAACGATTGGCGGGCCGAGCGTGAAACCGTATCAGCCGAAGGGCATCTGGGAAGAAGTGTCGTACGGCGACAAGACGTATACCGCCCAATACTTCGAGCAGGACCACGGCGATGCGTTGTATCGGCGCAGCATGTACACGTTCTGGAAGCGCCAATCGCCGCCGCCGTCGATGCTCATCTTCGACGCGCCAAGCCGCGAGGTGTGTACGGCGCGGCGCGCGCGCACGAATACGCCGCTCCAGGCGCTCGCACTGCTCAACGATCCGCAGTTCGTCGAGGCGTCGCGAATGCTCGCGGAACGCATGATGAAAGAGGCGGGGCCGGACCCGCTCGAGCGCATGAGTTACGCGTTCCAGCTCGCGACCGCGCGGAAGCCCGCGGGCGAGGAGTGCACGGTGCTCGTCGATACGTTCACGAGGCAACTCGAGACATATCGCGCGAAGCCGGACGCCGCGCTCGAGTTGCTCTCCGTCGGCGAAGCGAAGCGCGACGAAACGCTCGATGCCGCGGAACTGGCCGCGTACACGACTATCGCGAGCATGATCTTGAATCTGGACGAAACGGTGACGAAAGGGTAGGTGGAAGGGTCTCCGCAGGTACTATGAATCCCTTGGGCGAAAACGCTGTCATGCACACCCGCCGCCAGTTTTTTGGGCGGTGCGCGTGTGGCATTGGGACGGCGGCGTTGGGATCGCTGTTAAGTCCGTCGATGTTTGCCGAAGCGCGCGGTGCGCAGCACGCAATCGGTTCTCCGCACTTCGCGCCGAAAGCGAAGCGGATCATCTACCTGTTCCAATCCGGCGGACCGTCACAACTCGATCTATTCGATTTCAAGCCGACCGTGCAGGCGGGCCACGGTTCCGAGTTGCCCCCGTCCGTGCGCGGTAATCAGCGGCTCACGACGATGACCTCCGAGCAGAAGAGTTTTCCGGTCGTCGCGTCCAAGTTCAAGTTTGCGCAACACGGTCCCGGCGGCGCGTGGTTCAGCGAAATCATCCCGCACATGGCGTCCATCGCGGACGAAATGTGCGTCATCAACTCGCTGACGACAGAGGCGATCAACCACGATCCCGCGACGACGTACATTACGACGGGCGCGCAACTCGCGGGGCGTCCAAGCATGGGCGCGTGGCTTAGCTACGGGCTCGGCAGCGAGAACAACGATTTGCCGTCGTTCTGCGTGTTGATCTCGAAGGGCAACCCGCGCGTCAACATGCAACCGCTATATCCGCGCATTTGGGGCGCGGGCTTCCTGCCGGCCGAACACCAGGGTGTAAACCTGCGATCGTCGGGCGATCCGGTCCTGTACATCAAGAACCCGCCGGGTGTGGACGCGGACACGCGGAGGCGCATGCTGGACGGCCTGGCACGGCTTAATGAAAAACAGTACGAAGAATTCGCCGACCCGGAAATCGTAACGCGTATCGCCCAATACGAAATGGCGTACCGCATGCAGACGTCGGTACCTGAACTCGTCGATTTCTCGAACGAGCCGCAGCACATTATCGACTTGTACGGGCCGGACGTGCGGCGTCCCGGCAGCTACGCGGCAAATTGCCTTCTGGCGCGCCGGCTCGCGGAACGTGGCGTGCGGTTCGTGCAGCTCTTTCATCGCGGGTGGGACCAGCACGCGGAATTGCCGCGCGATATCTCGACGCAGGCCCAGGATACGGACCAGCCGAGCGCGGCGCTCATTAAGGATTTGAAGCAGCGCGGCATGCTTGAAGATACGCTCGTTATCTGGGGCGGCGAGTTTGGCCGCACCGTGTATAGCCAAGGCGGCCTGCAAAAGGAAACCTACGGGCGCGACCACCATGGCCGCTGCTATACCGTGTGGATGGCCGGGGGAGGCGCGCGGCCGGGTACGGTCTATGGGGAGACGGACGACTTTAGTTACAACGTCGCGCGGGACCCCGTCCACGTGCACGACTTCAACGCGACGATTCTCCACCTGATGGGAATCGACCATCTCAAACTGACCTTCCCCTATCAAGGCCGCGATTTCCGCCTCACGGACGTATTCGGCAATACGCTCCCAGGCCTCATCGCCTAGGATTTCACGTGGTATAATCGTTGCGGAGGTGTTCGGAAAGGGGGAGCCATGGACCCGAACGCCAGCCACGCCGCCACCGACAATTCGCTGCTACGTAAAATCCTCTCATACGCGCTTGAACAAGGCGCATCCGACATTCACCTGAAAATGGGCCGCCCGCCGGCCACTCGCGTGGATGGCGTGTTGCGGTTCACCAAGTTCGACACGCTCACGCGCGACGATTTGATGCGTATCCTCGATACGATTCTCGGCGCCGAAGGCCGCGAGCGATTTCTCCACACCGGCGACGCGGACCACGCGCTCACGATGCCGGGCGTCGGGCGCTACCGCGTGAATTGCTTCCGGCAGCGGGGAACGATTGCGGTCGTGCTGCGCTATGTGAAATCGAAGATACCGACGTTCAGCGAACTCAATCTGCCGATCAAGGCGATGGAACGCATCGTGTCTCTGCCGCGCGGACTGGTACTAATCACCGGCACGACGAGCAGCGGCAAATCGACGACGCTTGCCGCCATCCTCGACCGAATCAACGAAGAGCGCGAAGGGCATATCGTCACACTCGAGGACCCGATCGAGTACCTGCACGCGGACAGGAAGTGCAGCGTATGCCAGCGAGAAGTGTCGATCGACACGAAAGACTTCAAGACCGGGTTGCGCGCGATGATGCGCGAGGACCCAAACGTAATCCTCATCGGCGAAATGCGCGACGTCGAAACGTTTCAGACGTGCATCGGCGCCGCGGAAACGGGCCACCTTGTATTGAGCACCCTGCATACGACCAATGTGATGATGACGATCGACCGCATCCTCGACTTGTTCCCTTCGAACCAGCAGGACCAGATTCGCTCGCAACTCGCGCTGCAATTGCAGGCCGTCGTGTCACAACGGCTGCTGCCAATGGCGGGCGGGAAGGGGCGGGTGCCCGCGGTCGAAGTCATGTTTAACAATCCCGGCGTTGCCCTGTTGATTCGTGACAACGAGATTCGCCAAATCCCCACGGCCATTTCCGCCGGCATTGATGAAGGTATGCAGAACTTCAACCGAAGCCTCGCGGATTTGGTCCGCCGCCACATGATCGACGAGGAGACGGCAATCTGGGCGTCGGACAATCCCGAGGAATTGAAGATGAACCTTCAGGGTATTTTCACGAGCAGGGATCGCGGCGGAATACTGAAGAAGCCGGCGCACCACTTTACGTCGTAGCAGAATCGCGCAACGCTCACTTCTTCGTCGGCGTCGCTTCAGCCTTGGGTCCTTCGGCTGCTGGTTCCGTCTGCTGTGTAACGGCGACTTTCTGGATGCCTGCCATCTGGACTGCATTCAACGCGAAGGTCATCGCATCGAGTGACGCGTCCGGCGCAACGGCGATTTCCACGCCATCGGGGAAGGCGGCTGTCCTGTCCTGCAGGACCTGTCTGACGCGGTCGCGGGCGGTGATTTCGCCCTCAATCTGGATGTCGCCGTTCTCCGCAATTGCGAGGGACATGATTTTGACCGTCTCGGTCCTGCTCTCCTGCGCGTTCGCGGACGAAAAATGCACGGGCAATGCGCGATAATTCAGCATCGGCGCGACGACCATCATGATGATCAGCAGCACAAGGAAAATGTCCGTTAGCGGCGTAATGTTGATCTCGTCCATCACGCCCTTGTTATGCGCCCTCACGCGGGACCTCCGTTGCGGAAGTTGAGCGAGTGCCGCCCTCGTCCGCTTCCCCAGCGAGCATGACGCGCTCGAACCCCGCATCCTTCGCGGCTTGGAAGAGGTGCATCACGGCCTTGCTCTTCGATCCGCGATCGCCGCGTACGACGAGAAATTTTTCGGGAACGGACGCAATTCGCGACCGAAGCGTGTCCGCCAGTGCATCGGGCTCAATCGAGATCGCGTCGATGAAGTACCCGCCGTCGTTGGTGATTTCAACGGTGAGCCATTTCTGTTCGACGCTGTCGCCAGTGGTGATGCGTGGCATTTTGATGTCGCGCCGCGCATTCGTCATGTATGGTGCGACCACGATGACAATGATGAGCAGAACAAGAAAAATGTCCGTCAGGGGCGTGATGTTGATCTCGCCAAAAACGTGCTTCTTGCCGCGATCGACGTGATTCATGGACGGTCTTGTTGGGCGAGCCGGGGATCGGTGGGACGGCGCGCGTACTGCGCGGCAGCTACAGTGCGTTGGGCGCGCGTTGAACCGCCGCCGACAACGCTGAGAAGGACGAGCTTAAGCACCTCGAAGTCACCCGCGAACTTCTCCACCAGCGTTCGGAAGTAGTTGTTTAGAGCGACCGCGGCGATCGCCACGCCAAGACCCGCCGCGGTGGCCACCAGAGCGGACCCAATGCCGAACATGACGTTGGCGACATTGCCACCAGCTTCCTGCGACAGTTCACCGAACGTGAGGAGAATCCGCACCACGGTGCCGAACAGGCCGAGGTAGGGCGCGACCGTCGCGATCGTTCCGAGTACGGCGAGGTTGCGATCGAGCTCGCGCATCGCCAGCGAGGTTGTCACGTCAAACATCGGCTCGAAACGCTCCGGGTGCTTGCCGACGATGACAATGCCTTCCGCGGCGAGTTCGCCGAGTATACCCTTCTGTTTTTCCGCCGCCGCCTTCGCGTGGTCGAGTCCGTTATCGAGTTCGCGCTGGAGCGTATGGATGAAGTCCGCGGTATTCACACGGTTCTTCCGAAAGAACCAGTATCGTTCGATCATTACAGCCAGGCACAATACCGAACAGAATATGATCGGTGTCAGCACCGGCCAGTCGTACATTATCGCAAACCAAAGGATTTTCATGCCCCACCACGCTCAATAATGACCGGACCCACCCAGCCACGCGGGTACTATACCAAAAGCGGTGGGTCGAGTTGCAGAAGCCCGTGAAGCACGGCATTGTGTTGGTGTGCGCAAGACCGAAATTCCGGAGTTCATCCATATGCCACCACGTACAACCGTAGGCGACTACCTGATCCGCAGGCTGGAAGAATTGGGCGTGAAACACGTCTTTGGCGTGCCGGGCGACTATGTGCTTGGGTTCTACGATCAGCTCGTGGCCAGTCCGCTGGAGGTTGTAGGCACGTGCACGGAGATTGGTGCGGGGTTCGCGGGCGATGCGTATGCCCGCGTGAATGGACTCGGCGCCGTATGCATCACGTACTGCGTGGGAGGGTTCAACGCGCTGAACGCGGTGGCCGGCGCCTACGCGGAGAAGTCGCCGCTCATCCTCATTAGCGGCGCGCCGGGCCTCGGCGAGCGTGAACGCTCGCCGTTCCTCCACCACAAGGTCCGGGACTACAACACGCAGCGGATGATTTACGAGCGCGTGACGGTGGCGGCCGTCGCGCTCGAAAACGCGGAAGACGCGCCGGAACAAATCGACTTTGCGCTGGATGCGTGCATCCGCCAGAAGCGCCCGGTTTACATCGAAATCCCGCGCGACATGGCCATGGTCCCGTGCGCGGCGCCGAAACCGTGGAAGTTCGACCGCGCGAAAAGCGATACCCAAACGCTGAAGGAAGCAGTCGCCGAGGCGGTCGAGATGTTGCGGAAGGCCAAGCGCCCGGTGATTCTCGGCGGCGTCGAGATTCACCGGTTCGGACTGCAGAATCTGCTGGTACGCCTGGTCGACCACACGGGCATACCCGTCGCATCCACCCTGCTCGGCAAATCGATGATCGAGGAAGACCACCCCGGCTATATCGGTGTGTACGCCGGCGCAATGGGCCGAGACGACGTGCGCAGGACGGTCGAACGCGCAGATTGCCTGGTGATTCTCGGCGCGTTTTTGACGGACATTGATCTCGGCATCTTCACGGCCAAACTCGATCCGGCTAAAACCATTCATGCGAGCGCGGAACGAATCGGTATCAAGCGGCACGTGTACGAGGGAATTCAACTGCGCGACTTTATCGACGGACTGGTTGACGCGCTGCCGAAACGTAACGCGTCGCGGGCGAAGCCAAAACCGCCGAAGCGCGTCGAGTTCAAGACCAAACCGCGGAACACCATGACGGTACGCCGCTTGTTCGAACGGATTGATTCGATGCTGAGCGACGACCACATTGTCATTTGCGACGTCGGCGACAGTCTGTTTGGCGCGTCGGATTTGACGGTGCGAAGCCACACCGAGTTCCTCGGGCCGTCCTACTACGCATCAATGGGATTCGCAATCCCCGCCGCGCTCGGCGCGCACGTTAACAAGCGCAAACTGCGGCCCATCGTTTTTGTCGGTGACGGCGCGTTTCAAATGACGGGCCAGGAACTGGCGACGATCGTGCGCCATAAGCTGAACCCGATTGTTATCGTACTGAACAACAAAGGGTACAGCACCGAGCGATTCATTGACGATGGACCGTACAACGATATCCTCAACTGGCAGTACCACCGAATGCCCGAATTGCTCGGCGCGGGGTGGGGGGCCGAGGCGCGCACCGAAGCGGAATTTGACGCGGCGCTCGCGCAGGCAAACGAGAATGACGAAGGGTTCTCAATCATCAATGTGCACCTTGACCCGTACGACAGTTCGCGCGCGATGGAACGATTGGGGCGCAGCCTCGGCAAGCGCGTGAAGAAATCGAAGACGAAAAGCTGACCACGGATCGCGCGAATGTACACGGATTGTGATGCGGGTTCGACATGGGGTTGGCGCTTTTTCGCGCTGACGCTATTGCTGCTGCCCGGCGCGAATGCCGTGGAACCAGGCGCCGACCCCCTCGCGGCGCTTGTACCCCTCGAGACCGGCGGCCAACAAACCGAGTTGGGCGCGTGTGCGTTGATTATCGCCCACGCGCTTGACGCGAGCGTCGACGCGCCGCTATACGCAGAGCGCTTGGATTCGCTTGCCTCGGAACTCAAACCCGCCCTGGCCCCAGCGGCCGGCGTCGAAGCCAAACTGGCGACGATCGCGGAATTTGTCTACACCCATTGGGGATTCGCCAATCGTGACTTGCGCCCCGCCGACGTGTTCGTTTCATTTGCCGACGCGATTGACAAGCGCCAATGGAACTGCGTTTCCATGAGCGCGCTCTATGTCGCGCTCGGCGAACGCATTGGATTGCCGATGCAATTGGTCTCCGGGCATGGGCACGTGCTCGTGCGGTGCGACCGCTACTACGTCGAGACCACGCAACGCGGAAAGGTTCACGACAGCGTTGATTATCTCTCGGAGTACTTGCCGTTTCCGTGTCTGAATCCGGAGGACTACAAACCCGTTTCTACGCGCGAAGCCGTGGCCGTGCTCTTGACGCAAACTGGCGGAGCGGTGTCGGCGCAAGGCAAACTCGATTTCGCTCAGGCGTGCTTTCAACACGCATTGAAATTCGATCCCGATCATGCCGAAGCGCACGCGGCACTCGGTTTTCACTTTGCGAAGGTAGGACACATCGACCGGGCCATCAATGCATTTCACGCCGCTATTCGCTCGAACCCGAAATTGCGGGAGGCATACGGTGGGCTCGGCGCGGCGTTACGCGCGAAGGGCGATCTCGCGAAGGCAGCGCAGGCGCTGCGCAAAGCGGTTGAATTGTGCGACAAGCAGCCCGAGTCGATGTTTAATCTCGGACAGGTGCTCTACGAGAATGGCGACCTGGCCGCATCGATCGAGGCATTTCGTAACTATACCGCGCTCGCGCCGGGGGATGTCGACGGGTACATTCGACTCGCATTTCCGTTGGAGGACAGCGGGCAGCTCGACGAGGCGCTGGCCGCGTACGATAGAGTGTTGCGTTTGGCGCCTAACCATGCCGACGCGCTGGTCAATTCCGGTGCGATACTCGAGAAGCAAAATAAGTGGGACGCCGCGCAGAACAAATACGAGAGATGCATCGAAGCGGCGCCAAGCAACGCATTGGCTCACGCGGGTATGGGGCGAGTACTGACCGAACGCGGCGATTTGGACGGTGCGGCGAAAGCGTTCGTGCGCTCGATCGAACTGGATTCGACGAACCCGGCCACCTGGATAGACTTCGCGAGATTGGAACGAAAGCGCGGTGATACACTCGCGGCGATTGAAAAACTGAACCGTGCCCTTACCATCAATCCGTTGGAGCCGGAAACGCACATTGAGCTTGCCGACACGTTACTCGACCGGGGAGAAGTAGCGAAGGCGGGCCAGCACGCCGCGGTTGCGAAACGGCTGGGGGCGACGCTGCCTGTAGCGCTCGAGTCGCTCTTACCGGAGACCGGGGAGAATACGAGTGCTTCTCCATAAGCCATGCCGCGCACGGCGAGTGTAACTGCAAAACCACTACGGTACGGTTACAGTCGCTGCGCGATAAGATGCGCCGCGCCCATGGCCACCGCGTCGTCTCCGAGCTTCGCGGGGACGACCTTTACAAACTTCAGCAGAAACGGCATGGTGTGAATCTTCAGCGCGCGCGTGACCTCTTCCATGTAGAGCGATTCCATGGCTTCGACGAGCCCGCCCCCTAGAACCAGGGCCTCCG encodes:
- a CDS encoding DUF1553 domain-containing protein; translation: MLLRCYSVACLCLCANLGAAADDPPSAQAAAPPSVDSIVELLKKLEADPASRSKAEEALKQGLEDIRKQVMDSQGPLDAAAAEAEAASKKAGELDAKVKDLTAQLDAAKKEAEDSNSALPALQQKLDEARKQQKELSDRLAVYERALELVGALNDKTESPAPEQSKPEPAPAGEAKVAALPAVNDTDRVNFNRDIRPILSNNCFACHGPDDKERKADLRFDEGESAYRAGKSGKTAVVPGDVSASELVARVTASDAADRMPPESFGKTLTSKQVDLLKKWVEQGGKMEKHWAFVPPVAHEVPAVEHKDWVRNPIDNFIVARLEREGLEPALEADKTTLIRRATLDLTGLPPTPSEIEQFLSDTSPDAYEKAVDRILASPHYGEQMARYWLDVSRYADTNGYHVDNERYMWRWRDWVIDAYNRNQPFDQFTIEQLAGDLLPNPTLEQRIATGFNRNHMITFEGGVIPEEYRVAYVVDRVNTTGTVWMGLTVGCAQCHDHKFDPFTMKDFYQFFGLFNSVPEQGSDGNKGNAVPHIKAPLPDQKVALDAVQIEVDAALANLRRPVPEIDAAQAEWEKGAGEKVRARWQVLDPATVTSTGGATLKEQYDRSVLAEGTNPEKDTYEFVVPTDVTDFTAIRLEAMKDDTLPGKGAGRAENSNFVLTEFEVEIAAASDPEKFDRVLLAAANADFSQSTFEVAKAIDGNPETGWSVDGEAKKEARTAVFATSRPYGYAGGSVLRFRLKQESKFAGHNIGRFRLSLTKDQSMAPADFGPWYVNGPYVAEDGKTAYETAYDPEKGVDLTATYDDQRAKWVLMPGLKDGEAHDLSGNVAATYLYRTITARSARTISFGVGTNDAVKIWVNEQVVLDQNVQRALKADQDIVTANLVEGENRVLMKVVNYGNAYQFAFRKTDETVGDIPISIEQILIAPETARTDGQLASLQEYFRARNWSEWPALQADLAALNQKKATIEKDVPTTMVMAELETPRETFMLKRGQYDQPGETVQPAVFTTLAPMPAETTANRLGLAKWLVDPTHPLTARVTVNRYWQHYFGDGLVKTTEDFGVQGEWPSHPELLDWLALEFIRSGWDVKAMQKLIVTSATYRQSAKSTPELNERDPENRLLARGPRYRMDAEIVRDNALAVSGLLVPTIGGPSVKPYQPKGIWEEVSYGDKTYTAQYFEQDHGDALYRRSMYTFWKRQSPPPSMLIFDAPSREVCTARRARTNTPLQALALLNDPQFVEASRMLAERMMKEAGPDPLERMSYAFQLATARKPAGEECTVLVDTFTRQLETYRAKPDAALELLSVGEAKRDETLDAAELAAYTTIASMILNLDETVTKG
- a CDS encoding alpha-keto acid decarboxylase family protein; the encoded protein is MPPRTTVGDYLIRRLEELGVKHVFGVPGDYVLGFYDQLVASPLEVVGTCTEIGAGFAGDAYARVNGLGAVCITYCVGGFNALNAVAGAYAEKSPLILISGAPGLGERERSPFLHHKVRDYNTQRMIYERVTVAAVALENAEDAPEQIDFALDACIRQKRPVYIEIPRDMAMVPCAAPKPWKFDRAKSDTQTLKEAVAEAVEMLRKAKRPVILGGVEIHRFGLQNLLVRLVDHTGIPVASTLLGKSMIEEDHPGYIGVYAGAMGRDDVRRTVERADCLVILGAFLTDIDLGIFTAKLDPAKTIHASAERIGIKRHVYEGIQLRDFIDGLVDALPKRNASRAKPKPPKRVEFKTKPRNTMTVRRLFERIDSMLSDDHIVICDVGDSLFGASDLTVRSHTEFLGPSYYASMGFAIPAALGAHVNKRKLRPIVFVGDGAFQMTGQELATIVRHKLNPIVIVLNNKGYSTERFIDDGPYNDILNWQYHRMPELLGAGWGAEARTEAEFDAALAQANENDEGFSIINVHLDPYDSSRAMERLGRSLGKRVKKSKTKS
- a CDS encoding DUF1501 domain-containing protein, whose product is MNPLGENAVMHTRRQFFGRCACGIGTAALGSLLSPSMFAEARGAQHAIGSPHFAPKAKRIIYLFQSGGPSQLDLFDFKPTVQAGHGSELPPSVRGNQRLTTMTSEQKSFPVVASKFKFAQHGPGGAWFSEIIPHMASIADEMCVINSLTTEAINHDPATTYITTGAQLAGRPSMGAWLSYGLGSENNDLPSFCVLISKGNPRVNMQPLYPRIWGAGFLPAEHQGVNLRSSGDPVLYIKNPPGVDADTRRRMLDGLARLNEKQYEEFADPEIVTRIAQYEMAYRMQTSVPELVDFSNEPQHIIDLYGPDVRRPGSYAANCLLARRLAERGVRFVQLFHRGWDQHAELPRDISTQAQDTDQPSAALIKDLKQRGMLEDTLVIWGGEFGRTVYSQGGLQKETYGRDHHGRCYTVWMAGGGARPGTVYGETDDFSYNVARDPVHVHDFNATILHLMGIDHLKLTFPYQGRDFRLTDVFGNTLPGLIA
- a CDS encoding biopolymer transporter ExbD, which codes for MNHVDRGKKHVFGEINITPLTDIFLVLLIIVIVVAPYMTNARRDIKMPRITTGDSVEQKWLTVEITNDGGYFIDAISIEPDALADTLRSRIASVPEKFLVVRGDRGSKSKAVMHLFQAAKDAGFERVMLAGEADEGGTRSTSATEVPREGA
- a CDS encoding biopolymer transporter ExbD; amino-acid sequence: MRAHNKGVMDEINITPLTDIFLVLLIIMMVVAPMLNYRALPVHFSSANAQESRTETVKIMSLAIAENGDIQIEGEITARDRVRQVLQDRTAAFPDGVEIAVAPDASLDAMTFALNAVQMAGIQKVAVTQQTEPAAEGPKAEATPTKK
- a CDS encoding PilT/PilU family type 4a pilus ATPase, yielding MDPNASHAATDNSLLRKILSYALEQGASDIHLKMGRPPATRVDGVLRFTKFDTLTRDDLMRILDTILGAEGRERFLHTGDADHALTMPGVGRYRVNCFRQRGTIAVVLRYVKSKIPTFSELNLPIKAMERIVSLPRGLVLITGTTSSGKSTTLAAILDRINEEREGHIVTLEDPIEYLHADRKCSVCQREVSIDTKDFKTGLRAMMREDPNVILIGEMRDVETFQTCIGAAETGHLVLSTLHTTNVMMTIDRILDLFPSNQQDQIRSQLALQLQAVVSQRLLPMAGGKGRVPAVEVMFNNPGVALLIRDNEIRQIPTAISAGIDEGMQNFNRSLADLVRRHMIDEETAIWASDNPEELKMNLQGIFTSRDRGGILKKPAHHFTS
- a CDS encoding MotA/TolQ/ExbB proton channel family protein, giving the protein MKILWFAIMYDWPVLTPIIFCSVLCLAVMIERYWFFRKNRVNTADFIHTLQRELDNGLDHAKAAAEKQKGILGELAAEGIVIVGKHPERFEPMFDVTTSLAMRELDRNLAVLGTIATVAPYLGLFGTVVRILLTFGELSQEAGGNVANVMFGIGSALVATAAGLGVAIAAVALNNYFRTLVEKFAGDFEVLKLVLLSVVGGGSTRAQRTVAAAQYARRPTDPRLAQQDRP
- a CDS encoding tetratricopeptide repeat protein, whose translation is MYTDCDAGSTWGWRFFALTLLLLPGANAVEPGADPLAALVPLETGGQQTELGACALIIAHALDASVDAPLYAERLDSLASELKPALAPAAGVEAKLATIAEFVYTHWGFANRDLRPADVFVSFADAIDKRQWNCVSMSALYVALGERIGLPMQLVSGHGHVLVRCDRYYVETTQRGKVHDSVDYLSEYLPFPCLNPEDYKPVSTREAVAVLLTQTGGAVSAQGKLDFAQACFQHALKFDPDHAEAHAALGFHFAKVGHIDRAINAFHAAIRSNPKLREAYGGLGAALRAKGDLAKAAQALRKAVELCDKQPESMFNLGQVLYENGDLAASIEAFRNYTALAPGDVDGYIRLAFPLEDSGQLDEALAAYDRVLRLAPNHADALVNSGAILEKQNKWDAAQNKYERCIEAAPSNALAHAGMGRVLTERGDLDGAAKAFVRSIELDSTNPATWIDFARLERKRGDTLAAIEKLNRALTINPLEPETHIELADTLLDRGEVAKAGQHAAVAKRLGATLPVALESLLPETGENTSASP